A single window of Pseudomonas benzenivorans DNA harbors:
- a CDS encoding pyridoxine/pyridoxamine 5'-phosphate oxidase → MKVHTELYPQALERLQRLIDEAAARGVEEPHTAALATADRQARPSVRTVYIVAVDEAGLLFFANRESGKGQQLRDNPQAALCFYWPVLQEQVQVEGSAVAQDDDLSDQYWRKCSRMIQLGAWASDQGQPAKGKPRVHQQARQLEQAAGFEAIPRPASWCAFRVLPERIEFWPTGWQRLRERLRYQKEANGQWVRAVLNP, encoded by the coding sequence ATGAAAGTCCACACCGAGCTCTATCCACAGGCGCTGGAGCGCCTGCAACGGCTGATCGATGAGGCCGCCGCCCGCGGCGTGGAAGAGCCGCACACCGCCGCCCTCGCCACCGCCGACCGCCAGGCCCGGCCGTCGGTGCGCACGGTCTACATAGTCGCGGTGGACGAGGCCGGCCTGCTGTTCTTCGCCAACCGCGAGAGCGGCAAGGGTCAGCAGCTGCGCGACAACCCCCAGGCGGCGCTGTGCTTCTACTGGCCGGTGTTGCAGGAGCAGGTGCAGGTCGAGGGCAGCGCGGTGGCCCAGGACGACGACCTTTCCGACCAGTACTGGCGCAAGTGCTCGCGGATGATCCAGCTGGGCGCCTGGGCCTCGGACCAGGGCCAACCGGCAAAGGGAAAGCCCAGGGTGCACCAGCAGGCGCGGCAGCTGGAACAGGCGGCCGGCTTCGAGGCGATACCGCGACCGGCCAGCTGGTGCGCCTTTCGCGTGCTTCCCGAGCGCATCGAGTTCTGGCCCACCGGCTGGCAGCGCTTGCGCGAGCGCCTGCGCTACCAGAAGGAGGCCAACGGCCAGTGGGTCCGCGCCGTCCTCAACCCCTGA
- the sorU gene encoding SorU family sulfite dehydrogenase c-type cytochrome subunit has translation MLSPSRWCSRAVRRLVLAGLLGAPAALAQEAAPDEARLLFQQQAQPPCALCHSLRAAAASGNIGPDLDQLMPSAEQVEAALRGGLGVMPSYADSLDDEQIALLAHYVSQVAGK, from the coding sequence ATGCTGTCGCCGTCCAGGTGGTGTAGCCGCGCCGTCCGGCGCCTGGTCCTGGCCGGACTCCTCGGGGCGCCGGCGGCGCTCGCCCAGGAAGCCGCGCCGGACGAGGCCCGCCTCCTGTTCCAGCAGCAGGCCCAGCCGCCCTGCGCGCTCTGCCACAGCCTGCGGGCGGCGGCGGCCAGCGGCAACATCGGCCCCGACCTGGACCAGCTAATGCCGAGCGCCGAACAGGTTGAAGCGGCGTTGCGCGGCGGCCTCGGCGTGATGCCCAGTTACGCCGATTCCCTCGACGACGAGCAGATCGCCCTGCTGGCGCACTACGTGTCGCAGGTCGCCGGAAAATGA